In Haloarchaeobius litoreus, the following are encoded in one genomic region:
- a CDS encoding endonuclease/exonuclease/phosphatase family protein codes for MSNRTSDNQLKLITWNLERASITRFKNQLESIQKRSPDIIALQEVGVKASRQPHQILREHGFEYTAHSHDLRFDDPGNSSGCAFASRWPFRVLPPETFEMPYKHQALSAEFFTPFGRMEGHTVHVLPGSQFGEEKTEMFDAIYERLAQENPPDYRFLCGDFNSPKEESYDGEVTVWGSDEDWISSERSVMVDLADYDLTDAYRDVNGYGDDAYSWVAKNRGNEFPRRFDHVFASEQLNATEAAYLHEYDDLSDHTPLEVVFTPKDGLHEDADEIERSTYTSPAGESEDSSTPSTSQNPLDYDEDVRMDDPDANYRRGRFKVGWNKAIDGDGMDDEVLNQLTWENLGWRLGKLFGETSEELQEELYEWCVKQQTE; via the coding sequence ATGAGTAATCGTACTTCCGATAATCAATTGAAGCTCATTACATGGAATTTGGAGCGTGCTTCGATTACTCGTTTCAAAAACCAGCTGGAATCTATCCAGAAACGATCTCCCGATATCATCGCCTTACAGGAAGTAGGTGTGAAAGCTAGCCGCCAACCACACCAGATTCTTCGGGAGCACGGATTTGAATACACTGCTCATAGTCATGATCTCCGTTTTGATGACCCAGGAAACAGTTCTGGATGTGCATTCGCAAGTCGCTGGCCGTTTCGCGTTCTCCCTCCTGAAACGTTCGAGATGCCATACAAGCATCAGGCCCTCTCCGCGGAATTCTTCACACCGTTTGGTCGCATGGAAGGTCACACTGTTCATGTACTCCCAGGGAGCCAGTTTGGGGAAGAAAAGACCGAGATGTTCGATGCAATTTACGAACGGCTCGCACAAGAAAATCCACCGGACTACCGGTTCCTCTGTGGTGACTTCAACTCTCCAAAGGAGGAAAGTTACGATGGAGAAGTGACTGTCTGGGGGAGTGATGAGGATTGGATTTCATCTGAACGGAGTGTCATGGTAGACTTAGCGGACTACGACCTCACTGATGCCTATCGCGACGTCAACGGCTATGGTGATGATGCATACAGTTGGGTAGCGAAAAATCGCGGTAACGAATTCCCCCGACGGTTTGATCACGTTTTTGCGAGCGAACAGCTCAACGCGACGGAAGCGGCCTACCTCCACGAGTATGATGATCTCTCGGACCATACGCCGCTTGAGGTCGTATTCACGCCGAAAGATGGCCTACACGAGGATGCCGACGAGATAGAACGTAGTACCTACACATCTCCTGCAGGTGAGAGTGAGGATTCGTCAACCCCATCTACGTCGCAGAATCCTCTGGATTACGATGAGGATGTTCGAATGGACGATCCTGATGCTAATTATCGCCGTGGGCGTTTCAAAGTAGGCTGGAACAAGGCTATCGATGGAGATGGGATGGATGATGAGGTATTGAACCAACTGACGTGGGAGAATCTTGGTTGGCGACTCGGCAAGCTGTTCGGCGAGACTTCAGAAGAACTCCAAGAAGAGCTGTACGAGTGGTGCGTTAAACAACAGACCGAGTAA
- a CDS encoding GNAT family N-acetyltransferase, which yields MPIQSQLFRGRSGKQSKRLTVFECPACGSQYSEIIGNNCRECDEYLDLDRCQTTTSVEAAVCTNCSDEVPYIRENIINSQWNIPGYICSDCDNILEIDFQSKSYQPIDFLQNSLNGIQVVSVDNERLEMIGRIFSLQTKVDNIGFWSYKPEEHRMWIASKDGVYCGFVVLNKDNVLIQIWVDEGMRRQGIASKLLEYISGNILPSNGKLHINQPLDDGWDFFRSLADQNDQIFGRDVMMHA from the coding sequence ATGCCGATCCAATCACAGTTATTTCGGGGCCGCTCTGGAAAGCAAAGCAAGAGACTGACTGTGTTTGAATGTCCCGCATGTGGTAGTCAGTATAGCGAGATAATCGGCAATAACTGTAGAGAGTGTGATGAATATCTTGATCTTGATCGGTGCCAAACAACCACTTCGGTAGAGGCTGCAGTATGCACCAACTGTAGCGATGAGGTTCCATATATCCGTGAAAATATAATAAATTCACAATGGAATATTCCAGGCTATATCTGTTCTGACTGCGACAATATACTGGAGATTGATTTTCAGTCGAAAAGTTACCAGCCAATCGATTTTCTTCAAAATAGCCTCAACGGTATACAGGTTGTTTCCGTTGATAATGAGCGGTTGGAAATGATTGGGCGGATATTTTCACTTCAAACAAAGGTGGATAATATTGGCTTCTGGAGTTATAAACCAGAAGAACATCGTATGTGGATCGCCAGCAAGGATGGCGTCTACTGTGGATTTGTAGTGTTAAACAAGGATAACGTTTTGATACAGATTTGGGTCGACGAAGGAATGAGAAGACAAGGAATCGCGAGCAAGTTACTCGAGTATATTTCCGGTAATATTCTTCCATCTAATGGAAAACTCCATATCAACCAGCCTCTTGATGACGGATGGGACTTTTTCAGGAGTTTAGCAGATCAGAATGATCAGATATTCGGCCGCGATGTGATGATGCATGCCTGA
- a CDS encoding AAA family ATPase, with protein MTEKHDSIITLPGGVENYAETLHQALSFVETESPNREEFANWILETFPQMSSQGSAEDKGRLLGRMGAAEIHDDDRFHLTELGNQLLNNPPQENVDLYFETLTNHYIGFETLLQALKQQPASIEKLRDVLNVIHDKDWESIYQAEYRVNWLRSLGIVEKDQDKVRLTSRGQEISEEYPPLEIDISDLSKSSIRAPTDGPDPQSNIDIKEFDDDVTYYWVNQSNAAEREGNYLRSSDTYYTRDLTKLNPGDVLIHYWDGGVRAYSVVQNEAYEVSGEELDGADDDVTYWRVDIDLHPLDPIRDIETIAPVLRRDDIKQDREKYAINATGVQSWYLCNLTPAAAEYLLSTYPDEPGKTEPDKDRYFWVTANPEIWAPENIADSDGEGGRVFFEAYNSRGNKRRIYDAFERASPGDEVVFYESAPTQEIVALGTVEQELHEEDGTTGITIRYDRPVDGISWNDLTAVGDLEDSAPIRQNARGSIFELDQSEYETILALEPEPPDREDIERLRDRLSLPSISISIPDGLYFDDETRLTREIEAALNAGKHIIFTGPPGTGKTKLATHVAKLATGYDAVDDYRFTTATADWTAFDTIGGYVPNRDKHGQELLFEPRLFLQCFRDATGVKNEWLVIDELNRADIDKAMGQLFSVLSGDSTELPYERDDAIEVESLAADTDDDVLEAIVSSPDTFPVTPAWRLLATMNTYDKASLYELSYAFMRRFAFIHVGVPNLEDTDSELRTQLLAPPDDDDENYASAWVEQSPALESPLSEWSEELTEIWYRVNEERAIGPAIVHDMVRYIANYDGRAQPEEALTSAIVTHVYPQLEGLRQEKQRKIIEGICSSDVPVDADRLWYQAADFLGLPDTRDNE; from the coding sequence GTGACTGAAAAACACGATTCCATAATCACCCTACCTGGTGGAGTCGAAAACTATGCTGAGACGCTTCATCAAGCACTCTCTTTCGTCGAAACTGAATCACCTAATCGCGAAGAATTCGCCAATTGGATCCTCGAGACATTCCCTCAAATGTCGAGTCAGGGATCTGCCGAGGACAAAGGTCGCCTTCTTGGTCGTATGGGTGCTGCCGAAATCCATGACGACGATCGATTTCACCTTACTGAGTTAGGCAACCAACTGCTGAACAACCCTCCGCAAGAAAATGTAGACCTTTACTTTGAGACTCTGACTAACCACTATATCGGCTTCGAGACTCTGCTACAGGCGCTGAAACAACAGCCGGCTTCGATTGAGAAACTACGAGACGTCCTCAATGTGATCCACGACAAAGACTGGGAGTCGATATACCAAGCCGAATATCGGGTTAACTGGCTGCGGAGTCTCGGGATTGTCGAGAAAGACCAAGACAAAGTACGGCTCACATCACGTGGTCAGGAGATTTCTGAAGAGTATCCTCCATTGGAAATCGACATCAGCGACCTATCCAAGTCCTCGATTAGAGCACCTACTGACGGCCCTGATCCGCAGTCGAATATTGATATCAAGGAATTCGATGACGACGTCACCTATTACTGGGTGAACCAGAGCAACGCCGCCGAGCGTGAGGGTAACTACCTCCGATCAAGCGATACGTACTACACTCGCGATTTAACGAAGCTGAACCCGGGTGACGTACTTATACACTACTGGGATGGGGGAGTTCGAGCCTATTCAGTCGTGCAAAATGAGGCATATGAAGTCTCAGGAGAGGAACTCGACGGGGCAGACGATGATGTGACATACTGGCGCGTCGATATCGATCTCCATCCCCTCGATCCTATTCGTGACATCGAAACCATCGCCCCGGTCCTCCGACGAGATGATATCAAACAAGATCGAGAGAAATACGCGATCAATGCGACCGGAGTCCAATCATGGTATCTCTGCAATCTCACACCTGCTGCGGCCGAATACCTCCTTAGTACCTATCCTGATGAACCGGGGAAGACAGAACCAGACAAAGACCGCTATTTCTGGGTGACAGCTAACCCTGAGATCTGGGCGCCTGAGAACATCGCCGACTCCGATGGGGAGGGAGGTCGTGTTTTCTTTGAGGCCTACAATTCACGGGGGAACAAGCGACGGATTTACGACGCGTTTGAACGCGCTAGCCCGGGTGATGAAGTCGTCTTCTACGAGTCGGCTCCAACCCAAGAAATCGTGGCCCTTGGAACAGTAGAACAGGAACTTCACGAAGAGGACGGTACAACCGGCATAACAATCAGATATGACCGGCCAGTTGATGGGATCAGTTGGAATGATCTGACTGCAGTCGGCGATCTCGAAGATTCCGCGCCGATTCGCCAGAACGCTCGTGGCAGCATCTTCGAACTCGATCAGAGTGAGTACGAGACAATCTTGGCCCTCGAGCCCGAGCCCCCAGACCGGGAAGATATCGAGCGGCTTCGCGATCGGCTTTCTCTGCCGAGCATATCGATTTCAATTCCAGACGGCTTGTATTTCGATGATGAAACACGGCTAACGAGGGAGATTGAAGCAGCACTCAACGCTGGTAAGCACATTATTTTCACCGGACCCCCAGGTACTGGCAAGACCAAACTCGCCACTCATGTCGCCAAACTCGCAACCGGGTATGATGCCGTGGATGACTATCGATTTACGACTGCGACCGCCGACTGGACGGCCTTCGACACGATTGGGGGATATGTTCCCAACCGAGACAAACACGGACAGGAATTGCTGTTTGAACCCCGTCTCTTCCTCCAGTGTTTCCGAGATGCGACTGGAGTGAAAAACGAGTGGCTCGTCATTGACGAACTGAACCGAGCGGACATAGACAAAGCGATGGGACAGTTGTTCTCTGTGCTTTCCGGTGATTCAACCGAACTCCCGTACGAACGCGATGATGCAATAGAAGTCGAATCACTGGCTGCTGACACAGACGACGATGTCCTCGAGGCAATCGTCTCTTCCCCGGATACGTTCCCAGTGACGCCTGCCTGGCGACTTCTTGCGACGATGAATACCTATGACAAAGCGTCTCTCTACGAGCTGTCCTATGCGTTCATGCGTCGATTCGCATTCATTCACGTCGGCGTCCCTAACCTCGAGGATACAGATAGTGAACTTCGGACTCAGTTACTCGCCCCGCCGGACGATGATGACGAGAACTACGCGTCAGCCTGGGTCGAGCAGTCGCCTGCTTTGGAAAGCCCGCTATCGGAATGGAGTGAGGAACTTACGGAGATATGGTATCGAGTGAATGAAGAACGAGCAATCGGACCCGCAATAGTCCATGATATGGTCCGCTACATCGCTAATTACGACGGCCGGGCGCAGCCTGAGGAAGCCCTTACAAGTGCGATTGTGACCCATGTCTATCCGCAATTAGAAGGGCTCAGGCAAGAGAAACAGCGGAAGATTATCGAGGGTATCTGTAGCAGTGACGTCCCCGTCGACGCCGATCGTCTCTGGTACCAAGCCGCTGACTTCCTCGGCTTACCCGATACGCGAGATAATGAGTAG
- a CDS encoding phage/plasmid primase, P4 family: MTDERPPRPDPLPFNPGPVPDTLADRCQWVVWRYQFDTGRDEWTKVPVDPNTGEFAKSTDPDTWTSFSDAVAYHDRTKTNTDGVGFVVQDGEDVVGLDLDDCRDPDTGSLEPWAEDVLDTVPTYAEVSPSGTGLRLFGLGDLPDGGTRNDVDGAEGHLEMYETSRYLTVTGHALDKTPADVRQVRDYIAAVHAEYIVDDEPGTEEPKPAGNGGLQADSPGVNPVVDIRDMGSSNAANKLSDNELLKKAKNAENGDKFTRLWRGYISDYPSHSEADLALSGLLAFWTGGDRQRIDRLFRRSDLYREKWDRDDYRKRTIDKTLSGRTEFYDPDDHSNENESRPDDPGEDINSNRSETNGMNVTLTPAEVSAWAGLGEDEDVSDLTDREKAACVWELLEHTDKFHIRVRRDNGSLWAYDDGVWKPEGERALRHAARRALGSMNYGQNVLTELKAQARSDPRVEVETDEFGLAPGTIAVENGLVNLDAVADDASENALRELEPNDYALTRVPVEYDPSADYDEWADYVNEWSEDGRADALQEYVGYCLHVGAMPLHRALLLVGSGANGKGTFLHVVRSLLGRENTSSIELQTLANEKDAVADFYGALANIDDDLSARKLGQGLGMFKKLVGGDRVRARRLYEDGFEFDATGKHLYAANEVPDVNVPDDDEAFWRRWLLVEFPNHYPPSQREPDLRERLTDPDALSGVLNWAIDGWSRLLDQSHFTGEEQYAQAKRERWQAWGDSVDKFISECIERDPDAENVSTGDVHRVYAAWCRENGERPASQQKLTAELKNEDLDYATRVRPGGTGAPTRGYKALGFTEDAPDVDDTPERRRGQQQLG, from the coding sequence ATGACTGACGAACGGCCGCCACGCCCGGACCCTCTTCCGTTCAATCCGGGACCTGTCCCCGATACACTCGCTGATCGGTGCCAATGGGTCGTCTGGCGCTACCAGTTTGACACAGGTCGTGACGAGTGGACGAAAGTACCGGTCGATCCGAACACCGGCGAATTCGCCAAGTCCACCGACCCGGATACGTGGACGTCATTCTCAGACGCCGTCGCCTATCATGACCGGACTAAGACCAATACAGACGGCGTTGGATTCGTTGTCCAAGACGGAGAGGACGTGGTCGGGCTCGATCTCGATGACTGCCGAGACCCAGACACAGGCTCACTCGAACCATGGGCCGAGGATGTACTCGACACCGTCCCGACCTACGCCGAGGTGTCCCCGTCCGGAACTGGCCTCCGGCTGTTCGGACTAGGCGACTTACCCGACGGCGGGACCCGAAATGATGTTGATGGTGCCGAGGGTCACCTGGAGATGTATGAAACGAGTCGGTATCTCACCGTAACTGGCCACGCGCTCGACAAAACGCCCGCGGATGTCCGGCAGGTGAGGGACTACATCGCGGCCGTCCACGCGGAGTATATCGTCGACGATGAGCCAGGTACGGAAGAACCAAAACCCGCCGGTAACGGAGGTCTGCAAGCCGATTCACCGGGCGTGAACCCCGTCGTTGATATCAGGGATATGGGATCCTCCAACGCCGCGAACAAGCTCTCCGACAACGAGTTGCTCAAAAAGGCCAAGAACGCCGAGAACGGCGATAAGTTTACGCGACTGTGGAGAGGGTACATCTCTGACTACCCAAGCCACAGCGAGGCCGACCTCGCACTTTCTGGGCTCCTCGCATTCTGGACCGGGGGCGACCGGCAGCGAATCGATCGGCTGTTTCGGCGGTCAGATCTCTACCGGGAGAAGTGGGACCGCGACGATTACCGCAAGCGTACTATCGACAAGACACTCTCGGGTCGGACCGAGTTCTATGATCCCGATGATCACAGCAACGAGAACGAAAGTCGGCCGGACGACCCCGGCGAAGACATCAATAGTAACAGGAGCGAGACCAACGGGATGAACGTCACGCTCACGCCGGCGGAAGTGTCGGCGTGGGCTGGGCTCGGTGAAGACGAAGACGTATCGGACCTCACCGATCGAGAGAAGGCGGCCTGCGTGTGGGAACTGTTGGAACACACCGACAAGTTCCACATCCGCGTTCGCCGGGACAACGGCTCACTATGGGCTTACGATGATGGCGTGTGGAAGCCGGAAGGCGAGCGGGCACTTCGCCACGCTGCCCGGCGCGCGCTTGGGAGCATGAACTACGGCCAGAACGTGCTCACCGAACTGAAAGCACAGGCGCGGAGTGACCCTCGCGTGGAAGTCGAAACCGACGAGTTCGGCCTGGCGCCGGGGACCATCGCCGTTGAGAACGGACTCGTGAATCTTGACGCCGTTGCGGATGACGCCAGCGAGAACGCGCTCCGGGAACTGGAGCCCAATGACTACGCGCTCACGCGGGTGCCCGTGGAGTACGATCCGAGCGCGGATTATGACGAGTGGGCCGACTATGTCAACGAGTGGTCCGAGGACGGGCGCGCTGACGCGCTCCAAGAGTACGTCGGTTACTGTCTCCACGTCGGCGCCATGCCGCTTCACCGCGCGCTGCTACTCGTAGGCTCCGGTGCGAATGGTAAAGGAACGTTTCTCCACGTGGTCCGGTCGCTACTTGGGCGTGAGAACACGTCATCTATCGAACTCCAGACCCTCGCCAACGAGAAGGATGCCGTGGCTGACTTCTACGGTGCTCTCGCGAACATCGACGACGACCTCTCTGCGCGCAAGCTCGGTCAGGGGCTCGGGATGTTCAAGAAACTGGTCGGTGGCGACCGTGTCCGTGCCCGTCGGCTCTACGAGGACGGGTTCGAATTCGACGCCACAGGTAAGCATCTGTATGCGGCGAACGAAGTGCCGGACGTCAACGTCCCTGACGACGACGAGGCTTTCTGGCGCCGTTGGCTTCTCGTGGAGTTCCCGAACCACTATCCCCCGAGCCAACGCGAACCCGACCTACGGGAGCGGCTCACCGACCCAGACGCACTGTCCGGCGTGCTCAACTGGGCCATCGATGGGTGGTCTCGGTTGCTGGACCAGAGTCACTTCACCGGCGAGGAACAATACGCACAGGCAAAGCGCGAGCGCTGGCAGGCCTGGGGCGACTCCGTCGACAAGTTTATTTCCGAATGTATCGAGCGAGATCCCGACGCTGAGAACGTGTCGACCGGTGACGTCCATCGGGTCTACGCGGCGTGGTGTCGGGAGAATGGCGAGCGTCCGGCGAGTCAGCAGAAGCTCACGGCCGAACTGAAGAACGAGGACCTCGATTACGCGACGCGCGTCCGCCCCGGCGGGACCGGCGCGCCGACGCGAGGATACAAGGCGCTCGGGTTCACCGAGGACGCCCCAGACGTCGACGACACGCCGGAACGCAGGCGCGGCCAGCAACAGCTAGGGTAG
- a CDS encoding DUF7557 family protein: MSSKSETTIPVSKDTRKRVKACKRAGEHYDDLLQKMVNQYEPESVEVNA, from the coding sequence ATGTCGTCCAAATCGGAAACGACCATTCCGGTGTCGAAAGACACCCGCAAGAGAGTGAAGGCCTGTAAGAGGGCGGGTGAACATTATGATGACCTGCTTCAAAAGATGGTGAATCAGTATGAACCTGAATCTGTGGAGGTGAACGCCTGA
- a CDS encoding tyrosine-type recombinase/integrase, whose amino-acid sequence MPIADFARQLERESENVEASDDILDRNKDLILNYKQDRVLDGLSEATLLRNTQRLKKIAEQAEKPFDEMDKRDVKGLVTWVHEQDYTDETIDTYKSVIKAFWGWLKDVERNETPPEVKWIKLSNGNGNGDTLPKDLLTKEDIEAQADAAKNPRDKAFIWLLYETGARIGELIDLTVGDIEDRQHGKKVVINGKTGARRLPLVESVPHLNNWLNKHPNPEKDAPLWCKIQQGGPAEHLKPHDVDDIREVHGIGPSRADKLNDAGIETGTDLVDYSAEELADIVSVNVTTAEKWLQQFDSDATLTSDMKLGYRYLREKILAATMDRAGIDKPSNPHHYRHSRASYLATEMTEAQLCEWFGWVQGSDVPAKYVHLSGRDIDNAYDQMHGLYEPDEDEQEPDIVQCPRCDELNEPHAAFCMRCGFAIDQDAAESLETTLDDDLKQSYAESDPEDDDIQDKIQELDSLLDDPEIKQALLERVTD is encoded by the coding sequence ATGCCGATAGCCGACTTTGCCCGCCAACTTGAGAGGGAGAGCGAAAACGTCGAAGCTTCCGACGACATTCTCGACCGGAACAAAGATCTGATTCTCAACTACAAACAAGACCGGGTACTTGACGGGCTGAGTGAAGCAACGCTATTGCGGAACACGCAACGACTCAAGAAGATCGCTGAGCAAGCCGAGAAGCCCTTTGATGAGATGGACAAGCGGGACGTGAAAGGATTGGTGACATGGGTGCACGAACAGGATTACACCGACGAAACGATTGATACCTACAAGTCGGTAATCAAGGCGTTTTGGGGGTGGTTGAAGGACGTCGAACGGAATGAAACCCCGCCAGAAGTGAAATGGATCAAATTGAGCAACGGTAACGGCAACGGTGATACACTTCCGAAGGACTTGCTCACCAAAGAAGATATTGAGGCACAAGCCGACGCCGCGAAGAATCCCCGTGATAAAGCATTTATTTGGTTGCTATATGAGACGGGTGCCCGGATCGGTGAGCTGATTGATCTAACCGTAGGAGATATTGAAGACCGGCAGCACGGCAAGAAAGTCGTAATCAACGGGAAGACGGGTGCCCGCCGGCTCCCGCTTGTCGAGTCTGTCCCGCACCTGAACAATTGGCTGAACAAGCACCCGAACCCCGAGAAAGACGCCCCCTTGTGGTGCAAGATCCAGCAAGGTGGTCCGGCCGAGCACCTGAAACCGCACGATGTTGACGACATACGTGAAGTGCATGGGATCGGTCCGTCCCGAGCGGACAAACTGAACGACGCCGGAATTGAGACGGGCACCGACTTAGTAGATTACTCGGCCGAAGAGCTTGCGGATATAGTGAGCGTCAACGTCACAACAGCCGAAAAGTGGCTTCAGCAATTCGATTCTGACGCAACTCTCACGTCGGATATGAAACTTGGCTACCGCTATCTTCGAGAGAAGATCCTTGCGGCAACGATGGATCGGGCTGGAATCGACAAGCCCTCGAATCCGCACCACTACCGCCATTCCCGAGCCTCATACCTTGCCACTGAAATGACTGAAGCACAACTCTGTGAGTGGTTCGGGTGGGTGCAAGGGTCTGACGTCCCAGCGAAGTACGTTCATCTGAGCGGCCGCGATATCGACAACGCCTACGATCAGATGCACGGTCTGTACGAACCGGACGAAGATGAGCAAGAACCGGATATCGTTCAGTGCCCTCGGTGTGACGAACTGAACGAACCTCATGCGGCTTTCTGTATGCGGTGCGGGTTCGCTATTGACCAAGACGCGGCTGAATCGCTTGAAACGACACTAGATGATGACCTGAAACAGTCTTATGCAGAATCAGATCCAGAAGACGACGACATACAGGATAAGATTCAAGAGTTAGATAGTCTGCTTGATGACCCTGAAATAAAACAAGCTTTGTTGGAACGTGTGACAGATTGA
- the udk gene encoding uridine kinase — MTIPTFVIGIAGGTGAGKTTVAREVADTVGEAVTRIPLDNYYEDLSHMPLEEREQVNYDHPDAFEWDLLVDQLDTLLMGQPIEMPQYDFEIHNRTEETVTVEPSDVIVVEGIFALYDDAILDMCDLRVFVETDADVRILRRIRRDVLERGRELAGVIDQYLSTVKPMHEQFVDPTKKNADVIIPEGANRMAVDLLAEKVEAETGDDDDPADTRSWDRFEESDRTTVEPSDPEADSPSPN; from the coding sequence ATGACTATCCCGACGTTCGTAATCGGCATCGCGGGCGGGACGGGGGCGGGGAAGACGACCGTCGCCCGCGAGGTCGCGGACACGGTGGGCGAGGCCGTGACGCGCATCCCCCTCGACAACTACTACGAGGACCTCTCGCACATGCCACTGGAGGAGCGTGAACAGGTCAACTACGACCACCCGGACGCGTTCGAGTGGGACCTGCTCGTCGACCAGCTCGACACGCTGCTGATGGGCCAGCCCATCGAGATGCCCCAGTACGACTTCGAGATCCACAACCGCACCGAGGAGACCGTCACCGTCGAGCCCTCCGACGTCATCGTCGTCGAGGGCATCTTCGCGCTGTACGACGACGCCATCCTCGACATGTGCGACCTCCGCGTGTTCGTCGAGACCGACGCCGACGTGCGCATCCTCCGGCGCATCCGCCGCGACGTGCTCGAACGAGGCCGCGAGCTCGCCGGCGTCATCGACCAGTACCTCTCCACGGTGAAGCCGATGCACGAGCAGTTCGTCGACCCCACGAAGAAGAACGCCGACGTCATCATCCCCGAGGGCGCCAACCGCATGGCCGTCGACCTGCTCGCCGAGAAGGTCGAAGCCGAGACCGGCGACGACGACGACCCCGCCGACACCCGCTCGTGGGACCGCTTCGAGGAGTCCGACCGGACCACCGTCGAACCCTCCGACCCCGAGGCCGACTCGCCCTCCCCGAACTGA
- a CDS encoding DUF6663 family protein, translated as MRTTSGRFRALSSPRSEEEWVFVSLPAPDEDPDAHEYEPAFVADSEVLAAVEPGALVSATLDWEASPPTVSELAVERETRYRFVPETTNLFEAAQDAWAEAVTGGAGMNSTVLRNTDGEETGVCYVFGDRGGDLFDEFRRGTRPIEPLVLRVNRSRDDAEMARSVFVLDPVGDPFVAVAVAFDREGLLARTMRDTYLDD; from the coding sequence ATGCGAACCACGAGCGGGCGGTTCCGCGCACTGTCGAGTCCCCGGAGCGAGGAGGAGTGGGTGTTCGTCTCGCTGCCGGCACCCGACGAGGACCCGGACGCCCACGAGTACGAGCCGGCGTTCGTCGCCGATTCGGAGGTGCTCGCGGCCGTGGAGCCGGGCGCGCTGGTGTCGGCGACGCTGGACTGGGAGGCGTCACCGCCGACGGTCTCGGAGCTGGCCGTCGAGCGCGAGACCCGGTATCGCTTCGTGCCGGAGACGACGAACCTCTTCGAGGCGGCACAGGACGCCTGGGCGGAGGCCGTGACCGGCGGTGCCGGGATGAACTCCACCGTGCTCCGGAACACCGACGGCGAGGAGACGGGCGTCTGCTACGTGTTCGGCGACCGTGGCGGCGACCTCTTCGACGAGTTCCGGCGCGGCACCCGCCCCATCGAGCCGCTGGTGCTGCGGGTGAACCGCTCGCGGGACGATGCGGAGATGGCGCGCTCGGTGTTCGTGCTGGACCCCGTCGGCGACCCGTTCGTCGCCGTCGCGGTGGCGTTCGACCGGGAGGGGCTGCTCGCACGGACGATGCGCGACACGTATCTGGACGACTGA